A portion of the Algimonas porphyrae genome contains these proteins:
- the murC gene encoding UDP-N-acetylmuramate--L-alanine ligase — protein sequence MGPIHFVGIGGIGMSGIAEVMLNLGYAVQGSDMRETAITRRLEELGATVFIGQQAEQVIGAGAIVMSSAIKPNNVELVEARARSIPVVRRAEMLAELMRLKWTVAVGGTHGKTTTTTMIAALLEGGGLDPTVINGGIINAYGSNAKLGMGKWMVVEADESDGSFLKLLPTVAVVTNIDPEHMEHYGAFDTLRSAFDAFVENLPFYGFAVLCTDHPEVQSLVSRVTDRRIVTYGFNPQADVRATNLELEPTGTRFDAIFRTDEEDVEWKGLFLPMAGRHNTQNVLSAIAVARELGMSEDAVRAGLSAFGGVKRRFTPVGDWNGVTIIDDYGHHPVEISAVLQAARQVAEGRVHAVMQPHRYSRLKDLFEDFSTCFNDADTVRISDVFAAGEAPIEGISGPALVESLQGHGHREVSMTTKATLAEDLKPDLAAGDLIICLGAGDITHWAAGLAEALDKV from the coding sequence ATGGGTCCGATCCATTTTGTCGGGATTGGCGGCATCGGCATGAGCGGTATCGCCGAAGTGATGCTGAACCTTGGCTATGCCGTGCAGGGCTCGGACATGCGCGAAACGGCGATTACGCGTCGCCTTGAGGAATTGGGGGCGACAGTCTTCATTGGCCAGCAGGCCGAACAGGTCATCGGCGCCGGAGCCATTGTGATGAGCTCCGCTATCAAGCCGAATAATGTCGAACTGGTGGAAGCCCGGGCGCGCTCCATTCCGGTCGTACGCCGCGCTGAGATGCTGGCCGAACTGATGCGCCTCAAATGGACCGTCGCCGTTGGTGGCACCCACGGCAAGACGACGACGACAACAATGATTGCAGCCTTGCTCGAAGGGGGCGGGCTCGACCCGACCGTCATTAATGGCGGGATCATTAATGCTTACGGATCCAATGCCAAGCTCGGCATGGGCAAATGGATGGTCGTCGAAGCCGACGAATCCGATGGGTCGTTCCTGAAGTTGCTGCCGACCGTCGCAGTCGTGACCAATATAGATCCCGAACATATGGAGCATTACGGTGCGTTCGACACGCTCCGCTCCGCATTCGACGCCTTTGTTGAGAATCTGCCATTTTACGGCTTTGCGGTTCTCTGTACGGATCACCCGGAAGTGCAGTCGCTGGTCTCTCGCGTGACGGACCGGCGGATCGTCACCTATGGCTTCAATCCGCAGGCGGATGTGCGCGCCACAAATCTGGAGCTGGAGCCGACGGGCACGCGGTTCGATGCAATTTTCCGGACTGACGAGGAAGATGTTGAATGGAAGGGCCTGTTCCTGCCCATGGCGGGACGTCACAATACACAGAATGTTCTTTCCGCCATCGCGGTTGCGCGGGAACTGGGCATGAGCGAAGATGCTGTGCGGGCCGGGCTGAGCGCTTTTGGCGGGGTTAAGCGACGTTTTACGCCCGTCGGTGACTGGAACGGTGTGACCATCATTGACGACTACGGCCATCACCCGGTCGAAATCAGCGCCGTACTCCAAGCCGCCCGTCAGGTAGCCGAAGGTCGGGTCCATGCGGTCATGCAGCCGCATCGTTACTCGCGACTGAAGGACCTGTTCGAGGACTTTTCAACCTGTTTCAACGATGCCGACACGGTACGCATATCGGATGTATTCGCGGCGGGTGAAGCGCCGATCGAAGGCATTTCCGGTCCTGCGCTGGTGGAAAGCCTGCAAGGTCATGGCCACCGCGAAGTGTCGATGACAACCAAAGCCACGCTCGCGGAAGATCTGAAACCCGATCTGGCAGCGGGCGATCTGATCATCTGCCTGGGCGCCGGGGACATCACGCATTGGGCCGCCGGCCTTGCTGAGGCTCTGGACAAGGTATGA
- a CDS encoding MipA/OmpV family protein, with translation MLRHFACLLACLIIPGTAFAEDEETTIRLGGALAYLPEYAGSSESQLRILPYIGFDDLAGFELSGLALAYPLIDLGTGEGPGEWSLKAGPRAAFDFGRDSEDSPTLTGFEDIGASLLAGGFVRATYGPLGFRVDAGQDVIGGHDGFNADLSIGTFIPRGLLGERFALQPALTLSWADANHNQSIYGVTPLQAAASGLPAYDLDGGFHRASATLLGWYDLDERWQLNAIVSYREYLGDYRDSPILRAPDGATNDVLMILGISRSFTL, from the coding sequence ATGCTCAGACATTTCGCCTGCCTTCTTGCCTGCCTCATCATTCCCGGCACCGCCTTTGCGGAGGATGAGGAGACGACCATTCGATTGGGCGGAGCCCTTGCCTACCTGCCGGAATATGCCGGATCGTCCGAGTCGCAGCTTCGGATCCTGCCCTATATCGGCTTTGACGATCTGGCAGGGTTCGAGCTCTCCGGATTGGCGCTGGCCTACCCGCTGATCGATCTGGGTACAGGTGAAGGGCCGGGCGAATGGTCGCTCAAAGCGGGGCCGCGCGCCGCCTTCGATTTTGGTCGGGACAGCGAAGACAGTCCGACCCTGACCGGATTTGAGGACATAGGTGCCAGTCTGCTGGCCGGTGGATTTGTCCGTGCAACTTATGGCCCGCTCGGCTTTCGGGTTGATGCGGGACAGGATGTTATCGGTGGGCATGACGGTTTTAACGCGGACCTGTCCATCGGCACGTTCATACCCAGAGGGCTGCTCGGCGAGCGTTTCGCCCTGCAGCCGGCCCTGACGCTCAGTTGGGCTGATGCCAATCATAACCAGTCCATCTATGGCGTGACGCCGTTGCAGGCCGCCGCCTCCGGCCTACCGGCCTATGATCTCGACGGCGGGTTTCACCGCGCGTCTGCGACATTGCTCGGCTGGTACGATCTCGATGAGCGCTGGCAGCTCAACGCCATCGTCTCCTACCGCGAATATCTCGGCGATTATCGCGACAGCCCAATCCTGCGCGCACCTGACGGAGCGACCAACGACGTCCTCATGATCCTGGGGATTTCACGGAGCTTCACCCTGTGA
- a CDS encoding NADP-dependent isocitrate dehydrogenase: MAKIKVNNPVVNMNGDEMTRIIWDMIIERLIEPYLDIELLDYDLSIQSRDATDDQITVDAANAIKKHNVGIKCATITPDEQRVEEFDLKKMWRSPNGTIRNILGGVVFREPIICSNIPRLVPGWTQPIVIGRHAFGDQYKATDMVVPGPGTATIKFEGEDGEVIEHKIFDFPGGGVLMGMYNLDKSIEDFARACFNYGVQRRWPVYMSTKNTILKKYDGRFKDIFQDVYDNEFKSKFEEFGGEYQHRLIDDMVAACMKWSGGYIWACKNYDGDVQSDTVAQGFGSLGLMTSFLLTPDGKTMEAEAAHGTVTRHYRNHQKGEATSTNSTASIFAWTRGLAHRAKLDDNEALLKFATNLEKTVIETIEGGQMTKDLALLVGDKQGWLTTTGYLEAIDENFQKKMA, encoded by the coding sequence ATGGCCAAAATCAAGGTGAACAACCCCGTCGTTAACATGAACGGCGACGAGATGACGCGCATCATCTGGGACATGATCATAGAACGCCTGATCGAGCCCTATCTCGACATCGAGCTGCTGGACTACGATCTATCCATCCAAAGCCGCGACGCCACCGACGATCAGATCACGGTCGACGCAGCGAACGCGATCAAGAAGCATAATGTCGGTATCAAATGCGCGACAATTACGCCCGATGAGCAGCGCGTCGAGGAGTTCGACCTGAAAAAGATGTGGCGCTCACCCAACGGCACGATCCGTAACATTCTCGGCGGCGTCGTCTTCCGCGAGCCGATCATCTGCTCCAACATTCCGCGGCTCGTCCCCGGCTGGACCCAGCCTATCGTCATCGGCCGTCACGCCTTCGGCGACCAGTATAAAGCGACTGACATGGTCGTTCCCGGCCCCGGCACAGCAACCATCAAATTCGAAGGCGAAGACGGCGAAGTCATCGAGCACAAAATCTTCGACTTCCCGGGTGGGGGCGTGCTGATGGGTATGTACAATCTGGATAAGTCGATCGAAGACTTCGCTCGCGCCTGTTTCAACTATGGCGTCCAGCGCCGCTGGCCGGTTTATATGTCGACCAAGAACACGATCCTGAAAAAGTATGACGGTCGCTTCAAGGACATCTTCCAGGACGTCTATGATAACGAGTTCAAGTCCAAGTTCGAAGAGTTCGGCGGCGAGTATCAGCACCGCCTGATCGACGACATGGTCGCGGCCTGCATGAAATGGTCCGGCGGCTATATCTGGGCCTGCAAAAACTATGACGGTGACGTGCAGTCCGACACTGTCGCGCAGGGCTTCGGCTCGCTCGGCCTGATGACGTCCTTCCTGCTGACTCCGGACGGCAAGACGATGGAAGCCGAAGCCGCACACGGCACGGTGACCCGTCACTATCGCAACCACCAGAAGGGCGAAGCGACCTCGACCAACTCGACGGCCTCAATCTTTGCCTGGACCCGGGGCCTCGCCCACCGGGCCAAGCTCGACGATAATGAAGCCCTGCTGAAATTCGCCACCAACCTTGAAAAAACCGTGATCGAAACCATCGAAGGCGGACAAATGACCAAGGATCTCGCCCTGCTGGTCGGTGACAAGCAAGGCTGGCTGACGACGACGGGCTATCTCGAAGCCATCGACGAAAATTTTCAGAAGAAAATGGCGTAA
- a CDS encoding D-alanine--D-alanine ligase, whose protein sequence is MKVAVLMGGISAERDVSLVSGRACAEALRREGFDVMEVDAHPDRIEAELTAISPDVVFNALHGDWGEDGEVQGILEQMRLPYTHSSVAASRAAMNKDWAKAVFALHGITVPIGQTASRTLIAQGGVLPVPYVVKPNGSGSSASVYLVHEESKALLDTMGRDEGLGDAPVIEPFIAGRELTVSVLGGKAVCVTEIVPEGDWYDYDAKYADGGSRHILNPPLPDIVTRMAMDNAEIAHRALHCSGVTRADYRLDDRNWDENPSESDVVNGLVMLELNTQPGMTPTSLVPEQCQHVGMSFSKLCRWIVEDASWPRKGQRNPPS, encoded by the coding sequence ATGAAGGTCGCGGTTCTGATGGGCGGTATATCGGCTGAGCGCGACGTCAGCCTTGTCTCCGGTCGGGCCTGTGCCGAAGCGCTGCGCAGAGAGGGGTTTGACGTCATGGAGGTCGACGCCCATCCTGACCGGATCGAAGCCGAGCTGACGGCGATATCGCCGGATGTGGTGTTCAACGCCCTGCATGGTGACTGGGGTGAGGACGGCGAAGTGCAGGGCATCCTCGAGCAGATGCGGCTCCCTTATACGCATTCCAGCGTGGCGGCCTCTCGCGCGGCAATGAACAAGGATTGGGCCAAGGCCGTGTTCGCCCTGCACGGCATCACTGTTCCGATTGGCCAGACCGCATCGCGCACTCTGATCGCGCAGGGCGGCGTGCTACCAGTTCCCTATGTCGTCAAACCCAACGGGTCCGGCTCCTCGGCCAGCGTCTATCTGGTTCATGAGGAAAGCAAGGCCCTGCTGGACACCATGGGGCGAGACGAGGGATTGGGTGACGCACCCGTGATCGAACCGTTCATCGCGGGGCGCGAGCTCACAGTCTCCGTTCTGGGTGGTAAGGCCGTCTGTGTCACGGAAATCGTTCCGGAAGGCGACTGGTATGATTATGACGCCAAATATGCGGATGGCGGATCGCGCCACATCCTCAATCCGCCCCTTCCGGACATTGTGACGCGCATGGCGATGGATAATGCGGAGATCGCTCACCGGGCGCTTCACTGCTCGGGCGTGACGCGGGCCGACTATCGGTTGGACGACCGGAATTGGGATGAAAACCCATCAGAATCCGACGTAGTAAATGGATTAGTAATGCTTGAGCTTAATACTCAGCCCGGAATGACTCCGACATCGCTGGTGCCCGAACAATGTCAGCATGTTGGTATGAGCTTTTCGAAGCTCTGTCGGTGGATTGTGGAGGACGCGTCATGGCCAAGAAAGGGGCAAAGAAACCCGCCAAGCTGA
- a CDS encoding RNA methyltransferase, with product MGANKPGKDIHDQLGRAVGDSGGTVPAVILVNPQLGENIGSAARSMLNFGLTDLRLVAPRDGWPNPAAQTLAAGALSVLETARIFATTQQAVADLNYVLAATARRRDIELPVEGVDGVGLRVRAMEEAGTRTGIMFGPEQSGLTNSDVALADAILTYPVNPAFQSLNLAQAVNVFAFLYAAGQGIPDTFDDALSDVAPREDLVRLLDHLETELEDAGFFYPESKKELMRHNIRAPLTRARMTEQEVRTFRGIVKALSKGRGAHIDRKRKLKR from the coding sequence ATGGGCGCGAACAAGCCCGGCAAGGACATACACGACCAGTTGGGGCGTGCCGTGGGCGATTCTGGCGGCACCGTCCCGGCTGTCATTCTCGTCAATCCGCAGCTTGGTGAGAATATCGGTTCGGCTGCGCGGTCCATGTTGAACTTTGGACTGACGGACCTGCGGCTTGTCGCCCCGCGCGACGGCTGGCCCAACCCGGCAGCGCAAACGCTGGCGGCGGGTGCGCTGTCCGTGCTGGAGACCGCACGGATTTTTGCCACCACGCAACAAGCCGTTGCCGATCTGAACTATGTCCTCGCGGCGACGGCGCGACGGCGCGACATCGAACTGCCCGTCGAGGGCGTGGACGGCGTCGGTTTGCGAGTCCGGGCAATGGAAGAAGCCGGTACGCGCACGGGCATCATGTTCGGGCCGGAACAGTCCGGGCTGACAAATTCCGATGTCGCTCTGGCCGATGCGATCCTGACCTATCCCGTCAATCCAGCCTTTCAGTCCCTGAACCTTGCGCAGGCGGTCAATGTGTTCGCCTTTCTCTATGCAGCAGGGCAGGGTATCCCTGACACGTTCGACGATGCTCTGTCCGATGTCGCACCCCGCGAAGACCTTGTACGGCTGTTGGATCATCTGGAGACTGAGCTGGAAGACGCTGGCTTTTTCTACCCGGAATCCAAAAAAGAGCTTATGCGTCACAATATTCGTGCGCCGCTGACTCGAGCCCGGATGACGGAGCAGGAAGTCCGCACCTTTCGCGGGATCGTCAAGGCTCTGTCCAAGGGGCGCGGCGCGCATATTGATCGTAAACGGAAGCTCAAGCGATGA
- a CDS encoding VOC family protein: MHGIRFNQVTLAAKDMAASVLFYQRLGLILIVDSAPRYVRFEFPDLPAGGEPATLSLHQVDPDWTAPTDWPLIYFEVDDVPALLREADLIPIAPTEMKSYLWTEADILDPSGNRIRLYAAGPARRFPPWRVKSASSD, translated from the coding sequence ATGCACGGCATCCGCTTCAACCAAGTCACGCTCGCAGCCAAGGATATGGCTGCGAGCGTTTTATTTTACCAAAGGCTCGGCCTGATCCTCATCGTGGACTCGGCGCCGCGCTATGTCCGGTTCGAGTTTCCGGACCTGCCTGCTGGCGGTGAGCCGGCCACACTGTCGCTGCACCAGGTCGACCCGGACTGGACCGCGCCGACCGATTGGCCACTCATCTATTTCGAAGTCGATGACGTTCCAGCTTTGCTGCGCGAGGCAGACCTGATCCCGATCGCCCCGACCGAAATGAAATCCTATCTCTGGACTGAGGCCGACATTCTGGATCCTTCGGGAAACCGGATCAGACTCTACGCTGCGGGCCCGGCGAGGCGGTTTCCGCCGTGGCGGGTGAAGTCTGCCTCCTCCGATTGA
- the murB gene encoding UDP-N-acetylmuramate dehydrogenase: MSGLADLPAVRGSLRRNVDLAPYSWLRVGGPADVLFMPKDEADLALFLSSIDPELPVTVLGVASNTIIRDGGIEGIVIRLGPGFGTVNVDGVRVTAGAAALDARVAKAAAKNGVAGLEFYAGVPGTIGGALRMNAGCYGTETKDVLVEAVAIDRRGRRCILRVDEFGYSYRKSELSTDLIFTQATFQGQADDPDAIKACMDVITDKREASQPIRSKTGGSTFKNPDGHSAWKVIDAAGLRGFRVGGAQMSEQHCNFMINADNASAADLEALGETVRSRVLDSQDIQLEWEVRRIGRPA, from the coding sequence ATGAGCGGGCTGGCAGATCTGCCAGCTGTTCGCGGCTCGTTGCGCCGTAATGTCGATCTGGCACCCTATAGCTGGTTGCGCGTTGGCGGACCGGCGGATGTGCTGTTCATGCCCAAGGACGAGGCTGATCTAGCGCTGTTTCTGTCCTCGATCGATCCGGAGTTACCTGTCACGGTTCTCGGTGTTGCGTCTAACACGATCATTCGCGACGGCGGCATTGAGGGCATCGTCATCCGTCTGGGTCCGGGCTTCGGCACAGTCAATGTAGATGGGGTGCGGGTCACAGCCGGGGCTGCTGCGCTGGACGCGCGCGTGGCCAAGGCTGCTGCGAAAAACGGCGTTGCAGGACTCGAATTCTATGCCGGTGTTCCCGGCACGATTGGCGGCGCACTCCGCATGAATGCAGGCTGCTACGGGACTGAAACAAAAGATGTTCTTGTCGAAGCAGTCGCAATCGACCGCCGTGGGCGACGATGCATTCTGAGGGTCGATGAGTTCGGCTATAGCTACCGCAAATCCGAACTCTCTACGGATCTGATTTTCACGCAAGCGACCTTTCAGGGTCAGGCTGACGATCCGGATGCGATCAAGGCATGTATGGACGTAATTACGGACAAGCGTGAGGCATCCCAGCCGATCCGATCGAAAACGGGTGGTTCGACGTTCAAGAATCCGGACGGTCATTCCGCCTGGAAAGTCATTGATGCGGCCGGTCTGCGCGGCTTTCGTGTCGGCGGTGCCCAGATGAGCGAGCAGCACTGCAACTTCATGATCAATGCCGACAATGCGAGCGCAGCCGATCTCGAAGCCTTGGGAGAAACGGTGCGCTCCCGCGTGCTGGACAGCCAAGACATTCAGCTGGAGTGGGAAGTGCGCCGGATCGGTCGGCCCGCATGA
- a CDS encoding DUF817 domain-containing protein → MRGPWTQGFFEFVTFGVKQAWACLFGGLMLVLLLATFLFYPDAAALYRYDFITLCAVAIQAAMLAMKLEIWEEVQVILVFHVVGTVMELFKTQVGSWVYPEPPLLRIMDVPLFTGFMYGCFGSYIARVWRIFDFRFTRFPPLWAQLILAMAVYVNFFTHHYVVDIRYGLFAVAALLYGPCLIHFRTDQTHRSMPLLLGLILVALFIWLAENIATFARAWTYPGQEAGWEMVSLSKFGSWFLLMIISFVLVGTVNRRRQTSPATAETASPGPQRRV, encoded by the coding sequence GTGAGGGGGCCTTGGACGCAGGGTTTCTTCGAATTTGTTACCTTTGGTGTCAAACAAGCTTGGGCGTGCCTGTTCGGCGGCTTGATGCTTGTCCTGCTACTGGCGACATTCCTGTTCTATCCTGACGCCGCCGCCCTCTATCGCTACGATTTCATCACTCTGTGTGCGGTCGCCATTCAGGCGGCGATGCTGGCCATGAAGCTGGAAATCTGGGAGGAAGTCCAGGTCATTTTGGTATTCCACGTTGTCGGCACGGTCATGGAGCTGTTCAAGACGCAAGTAGGCAGCTGGGTCTATCCTGAACCCCCGCTCCTGCGCATCATGGATGTCCCACTCTTTACCGGTTTCATGTATGGCTGCTTTGGCAGCTATATAGCCCGTGTCTGGCGGATCTTCGACTTCCGGTTCACGCGGTTCCCGCCGCTCTGGGCGCAGCTCATCTTAGCGATGGCTGTCTATGTGAACTTCTTCACCCATCATTATGTTGTCGATATACGCTACGGATTATTCGCGGTAGCCGCGCTCCTGTATGGGCCTTGCCTGATCCACTTCCGAACTGATCAAACCCATCGGTCAATGCCGCTTCTACTCGGTCTTATCTTGGTCGCGCTCTTCATCTGGCTCGCGGAAAATATCGCGACCTTTGCGCGCGCCTGGACCTATCCGGGGCAGGAAGCAGGGTGGGAGATGGTCAGTCTGAGCAAATTCGGTTCCTGGTTTCTGCTGATGATCATCAGCTTTGTGCTGGTCGGGACCGTCAATCGGAGGAGGCAGACTTCACCCGCCACGGCGGAAACCGCCTCGCCGGGCCCGCAGCGTAGAGTCTGA
- a CDS encoding cell division protein FtsQ/DivIB has translation MAKKGAKKPAKLTRVSPLKPDLRGASRLVQSRIHAGLRSATLSNRSMLRFASSAMLVILALAFVALWLGGYLPTVRQSVTDFKQDRLMAMGFTVERIDVTGEGRLNENDVRAAVGIYEGDYFFGADLKRAQRNTESLPWVDRAVVRRLWPNRIVVQLVEIEPYALYQTNGTVYLTAHDGRIIAPLSAANEFVASRLRIFTGVDAANHAVSITQILEQFPAIWDATQSLTRHASGRWDLHFAEGMVLRLPVGDEAEALQRFNSVKARLGTDYGVIDLRLGDRLTLTAKTASEA, from the coding sequence ATGGCCAAGAAAGGGGCAAAGAAACCCGCCAAGCTGACACGCGTCAGCCCGCTCAAACCTGATCTGCGCGGGGCATCGCGCCTCGTTCAATCCCGTATTCATGCCGGGCTACGGTCCGCGACCCTGTCTAACCGTTCGATGCTGCGCTTTGCGTCCAGCGCGATGCTGGTCATTCTGGCACTGGCGTTCGTTGCGCTGTGGCTGGGCGGCTATCTGCCGACCGTTCGACAGAGTGTGACGGATTTTAAGCAGGACAGGCTAATGGCCATGGGCTTCACGGTCGAACGGATCGATGTGACGGGCGAGGGGCGGTTGAACGAAAACGATGTGCGCGCAGCCGTCGGCATCTATGAAGGCGACTATTTTTTCGGTGCCGACCTCAAACGTGCTCAGCGCAATACGGAAAGCCTGCCCTGGGTCGACCGAGCCGTGGTGCGGCGTCTCTGGCCGAACCGGATCGTTGTGCAGCTCGTCGAGATTGAGCCTTACGCACTCTATCAGACCAATGGGACGGTTTATCTGACGGCGCATGATGGACGGATCATCGCTCCTTTATCTGCCGCCAATGAGTTTGTCGCAAGCAGACTGCGGATCTTCACTGGAGTCGATGCGGCCAACCATGCCGTTTCGATCACGCAAATCTTGGAGCAATTCCCAGCGATCTGGGACGCGACCCAATCGCTGACACGGCATGCATCGGGGCGATGGGACCTGCACTTCGCGGAGGGTATGGTCCTGCGTCTGCCTGTTGGAGATGAGGCCGAAGCCCTGCAGCGCTTCAATTCAGTCAAGGCTAGGCTTGGTACGGATTACGGCGTCATCGACCTGCGTCTTGGCGACCGCCTGACGCTGACAGCCAAAACCGCATCCGAAGCGTGA
- the ftsA gene encoding cell division protein FtsA gives MSVRPSDTVCVLDIGTAKVVCLIGQKDPVMGIRMLGCGTACSSGVKAGAVVDLEAAEMGIRKAVEKAERAAGVSVHGVSVNVGLRSLDSRHLRVQTEFASGAIADRDLKRVIGTSLSELSQPDYAILHALPLDWEVDGESGIRDPRGMYGQKLGVDMHFVTAGIGPLRNLAHCIERCHLALRSVTASPYAAAQSVLTEDERDLGVTLIDMGAGLTTVSVFRDNTLIHVDAIGVGGRNVTSDIARGLNTPMEAAERIKLFYGSALHGARDEYEQIPCPPIGAMDELQHAPRARLTTIIRARTEETLELIRDRLADAKLDAYSGRQIVLTGGAAQLSGLREVTELVFNKRVRIGTPHGVFGLTDAMDAPDYAVAAGLLRHAFQQEGEAISGPPDLSGRRYQRSRYQGNALSRSVQWLRENF, from the coding sequence GTGAGCGTTCGCCCATCCGATACGGTGTGTGTGCTGGATATCGGCACGGCCAAGGTTGTCTGCCTGATCGGACAGAAGGACCCCGTTATGGGGATCCGCATGCTGGGCTGTGGCACGGCCTGTAGCAGTGGGGTCAAGGCCGGGGCGGTCGTGGATCTGGAAGCCGCTGAAATGGGAATCCGCAAAGCGGTAGAGAAGGCCGAGCGTGCGGCTGGCGTCTCCGTTCACGGAGTCAGCGTCAATGTCGGCCTGCGCTCGCTCGACTCGCGCCATCTGCGTGTTCAGACTGAATTCGCCTCCGGGGCGATTGCCGACCGGGATTTGAAACGCGTGATTGGCACATCTCTGTCGGAACTGTCGCAGCCGGATTATGCCATTCTGCACGCCCTCCCCCTGGATTGGGAAGTGGACGGCGAAAGCGGCATTCGCGATCCGCGCGGTATGTATGGGCAGAAGCTCGGCGTTGATATGCACTTTGTAACCGCAGGGATCGGCCCGCTGCGCAATCTGGCTCATTGTATAGAACGCTGCCATTTGGCGCTGCGCAGCGTCACGGCCAGCCCCTACGCAGCCGCCCAGTCTGTGCTGACCGAGGATGAGCGCGATCTGGGCGTGACGTTGATTGATATGGGCGCCGGGTTGACCACGGTTTCCGTCTTTCGCGACAATACGCTAATTCATGTCGATGCGATCGGCGTCGGCGGTCGCAACGTCACGTCGGATATTGCGAGGGGCTTAAATACGCCGATGGAGGCCGCCGAGCGGATCAAACTGTTTTACGGGTCGGCACTACACGGCGCTCGCGACGAATATGAGCAAATTCCCTGTCCGCCTATCGGGGCCATGGATGAGCTGCAGCATGCCCCCCGGGCCAGGCTGACCACGATTATACGGGCGCGCACAGAGGAGACGCTAGAGCTCATTCGGGACCGTCTGGCCGATGCAAAGCTCGACGCTTATTCTGGCCGCCAGATCGTTCTGACAGGCGGCGCGGCCCAGCTTTCCGGCTTGCGTGAAGTGACGGAACTCGTGTTCAACAAGCGGGTACGGATCGGCACACCGCACGGCGTGTTTGGTTTGACCGATGCGATGGATGCGCCGGACTATGCCGTTGCAGCAGGACTGTTACGGCATGCTTTCCAGCAGGAAGGAGAAGCGATTTCCGGCCCTCCCGATCTGTCTGGGCGACGCTATCAGCGCTCCCGCTATCAGGGCAATGCACTGTCGCGATCCGTTCAGTGGTTGCGCGAGAACTTCTAG
- the rarD gene encoding EamA family transporter RarD, which yields MGSVSDLLRRNQGGSGHRNFGAPYSLVPALRFADPAVSAADRRYDPRNPSSQTLALLALASVALAANWGVYIYAIQIEQIFQGSLGYYINPLIYVLVAVLFFGERLTRLQSGAIALAFVGVMVLTVYGGQFPVISLFLAASFTTYGVLRKLIDVGAMPGLFIEVLVLILPAIAYLVWLSHADILVFGTETRLNWLLIASGPITVLPLLAFAFAARRIRLSTLGILQFVGPTMQFLCGVYYGEPFTKAHAICFSLIWIGVAFFVLDGWRASRRASAP from the coding sequence GTGGGGTCTGTTTCCGATCTACTTCGTCGCAACCAAGGCGGTTCCGGCCACAGAAATTTTGGCGCACCGTATTCTCTGGTCCCTGCCCTTCGGTTTGCTGATCCTGCTGTTTCGGCGGCAGATCGGCGATACGATCCGCGCAATCCGTCATCCCAAACTCTCGCACTACTGGCTCTGGCGTCTGTTGCGCTTGCCGCGAATTGGGGTGTTTACATCTATGCCATTCAAATCGAGCAGATTTTCCAGGGCAGCCTCGGCTATTATATCAATCCGCTCATCTATGTACTGGTCGCCGTATTGTTCTTCGGCGAACGGCTCACACGGTTGCAGAGCGGCGCGATCGCGCTGGCCTTTGTCGGCGTAATGGTCCTGACCGTCTATGGTGGGCAGTTCCCGGTCATTTCGCTGTTTCTGGCGGCCAGTTTTACAACGTATGGGGTGCTGCGCAAACTGATCGATGTCGGAGCCATGCCCGGCCTTTTCATCGAAGTGCTGGTGCTGATCTTGCCCGCAATCGCCTATCTGGTGTGGCTGTCCCATGCCGATATTCTGGTGTTCGGAACCGAAACGCGGCTCAACTGGCTGCTAATCGCGTCCGGGCCGATCACGGTTCTTCCGCTTCTGGCCTTCGCATTCGCGGCGCGGCGCATTCGTCTATCGACGCTGGGCATCCTGCAATTTGTCGGGCCGACCATGCAATTCCTCTGCGGCGTCTATTATGGTGAGCCCTTCACGAAGGCACACGCCATCTGCTTCAGCCTCATCTGGATTGGGGTCGCCTTCTTCGTGCTGGACGGATGGCGCGCTAGCCGGCGAGCATCCGCGCCATGA